From Strongyloides ratti genome assembly S_ratti_ED321, scaffold srae_chrx_scaffold0000002:
ttataaaataacagataattattttaaagaaaaaaaacaaatattacaatcaaataatgtaatagttttaattaatttaagaaatattaacattttatttataaaaaaaaaactaagaATAAATTCTATGATGAATTCTAATTATAGAAAAcgcaaaaaaaataaagattttaagatatttttaatatgttaattttttaaattttttttttataattttctaaattataatattcttaaaataaatgcattttataaattttttttatctaaatttttgttgtaaacataaaaaatatttaaattattattaattatgctaatatttatatttaaaaaagtaaaaagtttatttttattttgtaactaaaaataactcaatatagaaatattattaggGACCTCATTCATAagttttgatttttatttatcacaatatttttgtaataaaaaaaattatttctgaaaattttttaatctttgcTAATTGGTTCCCAAACAGGTAAATCATAAACACGAGTTTCTTTTGGATAAGTTATTTCAAGATTAATTCTTCCAATATCGTATGTTTTTCTTGAAACTCTTCCAAGTGTAACATATTTTCTTGGAAATTTATGTCTAAAATAACGAAAaccttttttcttttctggTTCATCACATTTATGGAAAATTTTTACCATTGGATGAATATCGGTATGATCACTATCTCTATTTCCAGTATGTCCTTCCAAAGAAAAATGTCCATCCGGTCCAGTAACTTTTTTGTCCAAAATATCAGGTTgagctaaaaaaaaaaaaataaaagtacaaATTGATTATTTACCATCAGAATCATCTCTCATAAGATATACATGAGCATTTTGGTATGGTGAATTTCCACAGTAAAGAACTCCTTTTATTGATGTTGCACGAGTCATTATAGATTCAGCAAATTTTGGTTGGTCAGCTAATGTTAATGATGAAATAGCAAAAGAAATCACCAAGattattaaagtaaaaaatttcattactataaaaaaatatatattaattaaaaaaattttttttttgaagttaaaataaatgaaaatatatcaaagatgtataaaataaaaaaaaaataatatatattaataatgtaataatttttctaactTATTCAacataacattttattatataaaattgaaaattctATGAAAGAAGAAAATGGATGATGGATAGTAAGGATCACTGtctgaaaatatatttattatgtttaaagttatctttaatatatataatacatatttcttttaaataaaataattgtaaacatctaaaattttttactatactttaatttattatatttttatcctttaatttatttcaactgttatcaatattaagatgactaataattaaataaatgattaaacTTAACAATAGATTAAGATACattatgaagaaaaaataaaagatataaaataatatctttattaaagataaatgaataattttaaatgataataagaaatcattaattaaagtgtaaaataaaagtattagatgaattatttataatattaaattttatctattaaaaaatatatttaaaatgaaagtttaaaaaaataatgtatacTATGAtagtttattaatataataatagaagataaaaagtatgaaaaacaatttaatatttttctattaactttttatttctttatttaatgttataaaaattatttacacattatttatataatattacacatatatatttaataaaaattttagctTTTATTATTGTGCCAAGGAATGacatttgttttattaataatctaTTTCTTAATCACATTTGTTTTAGattaaagatttatttgttatttaaaatatacttattaCAACTTTATGTAGTTCcaatacatatttataaacattttactttttatatgtaGTTACTTTTcgtttaaattatcattttaacattatctcacaaatataaactttacttattaaatatttatatatgtaatatatatatatatattaaattttagatAACAATGTCCAAGTTTATCCTTGGAGCTGTTCTCCTTCTTTGCATTGGATTTTCTACCATTGAATGTATGAGAAAACAAGGTATTGCTGTTAAGGGAAAACTTATGTGTGGAAATCTTCCtgctttta
This genomic window contains:
- a CDS encoding Transthyretin-like family-containing protein, which translates into the protein MLLMKFFTLIILVISFAISSLTLADQPKFAESIMTRATSIKGVLYCGNSPYQNAHVYLMRDDSDAQPDILDKKVTGPDGHFSLEGHTGNRDSDHTDIHPMVKIFHKCDEPEKKKGFRYFRHKFPRKYVTLGRVSRKTYDIGRINLEITYPKETRVYDLPVWEPISKD